In Streptococcus oralis, a single window of DNA contains:
- a CDS encoding carbohydrate ABC transporter permease, giving the protein MAEKKIKKEKIDNVGIHSFSKKADIFFSIISGLIALSCILPFIFVIIISVTDEKSILQYGYSFFPSKFGVDGFQFLAQFKDKILQALFISVFVTVVGTVTNVFITTTYAYAISRTTFKYRRFFTIFALLSMLFNAGLVPGYIVVTRLLQLGDTVWALIVPMLLSPFNIILMRSFFKKTIPEAILESARIDGASEARIFFQICLPLSLPGIATITLLTALGFWNDWFNALLYIKSDNLYPLQYLLMQIQQNMDYIAKAVGLSGQLGVALPKETGRMAMVVVATLPIAILYPFFQRYFVKGLTIGGVKE; this is encoded by the coding sequence ATGGCAGAAAAGAAAATTAAAAAAGAAAAAATCGATAATGTCGGCATTCACTCCTTCAGTAAGAAAGCAGATATCTTCTTTAGTATCATCTCTGGTTTGATCGCTCTTTCTTGTATCTTGCCCTTTATCTTCGTTATCATCATTTCGGTGACAGATGAAAAGAGCATCCTCCAGTATGGATATAGCTTTTTCCCTTCGAAATTTGGTGTAGATGGATTCCAGTTCCTAGCTCAGTTTAAAGATAAGATCCTCCAAGCGCTCTTTATCTCAGTTTTTGTAACCGTAGTCGGAACAGTGACCAACGTCTTCATTACAACCACTTATGCCTACGCCATCTCACGTACAACCTTTAAGTACCGCAGATTCTTCACGATTTTCGCTCTTCTCAGTATGTTGTTCAATGCTGGTTTGGTACCAGGCTATATCGTGGTCACTCGCCTGCTGCAACTTGGTGATACCGTTTGGGCCTTGATTGTTCCAATGCTTCTCTCACCATTCAACATCATCTTGATGCGTTCCTTCTTCAAGAAGACCATTCCAGAAGCCATTCTCGAATCTGCTCGTATCGATGGTGCCAGTGAAGCTCGGATCTTCTTCCAGATTTGTTTGCCATTGTCACTTCCAGGTATCGCAACCATTACGCTTTTGACAGCTCTTGGTTTCTGGAACGACTGGTTCAACGCCCTTCTTTACATCAAGAGTGATAACTTGTATCCATTGCAATATTTGCTTATGCAAATCCAGCAAAATATGGACTACATTGCAAAAGCAGTCGGCCTATCTGGCCAACTGGGAGTCGCTCTTCCAAAAGAAACAGGTCGTATGGCCATGGTTGTAGTTGCAACCCTTCCAATCGCGATTCTGTATCCATTCTTCCAACGCTACTTTGTTAAAGGTTTGACAATCGGTGGTGTGAAAGAATAG
- a CDS encoding ABC transporter permease: MKKFSKTLRDNWIFLLMVLPGALWLILFFYIPVFGNVVAFKDYHMTSNGFIDSIVNSKWVGLDNFRFLFSSKDAFIITRNTVLYNLGFIFIGLIVSVGIAIILSELRSKRMVKIFQTSMLFPYFLSWVIISFFTDAFLNIDKGVFNHFLTSIGMKEVNFYADLGIWPYLLLFLGIWKGFGYSSVMYYATIMGIDPTYYEAATVDGASKWQRIRNVTIPQLTPLVTVLTILAVGNIFRADFGLFYQIPHNAGQLYNVTNVLDVYVFNGLTQTADIGMASAAGLYQSVVGLILVILSNLLARRVDPNSALF; this comes from the coding sequence ATGAAAAAGTTTTCAAAGACCTTGAGAGATAACTGGATCTTTCTCTTGATGGTTTTACCAGGGGCACTCTGGTTGATTCTATTCTTTTACATTCCAGTATTTGGGAATGTGGTCGCCTTTAAAGACTACCATATGACCAGTAATGGTTTCATAGATAGTATCGTGAATAGTAAATGGGTCGGGTTAGATAATTTCAGATTCTTGTTCAGTTCAAAAGATGCCTTTATCATCACTCGTAATACCGTTCTCTACAATCTCGGCTTTATCTTTATCGGTTTGATTGTATCAGTAGGGATTGCCATCATCCTCAGCGAGCTTCGCTCTAAGAGAATGGTTAAGATTTTCCAAACGTCTATGTTGTTCCCTTACTTCCTGTCATGGGTTATTATCAGTTTCTTTACAGATGCCTTCCTAAACATTGACAAAGGGGTCTTCAACCATTTCCTAACATCCATTGGCATGAAGGAAGTCAACTTCTACGCTGACTTAGGCATTTGGCCATACCTTCTCCTTTTCCTAGGTATTTGGAAAGGCTTTGGATATAGCAGTGTCATGTACTATGCGACGATCATGGGAATTGACCCAACCTACTACGAAGCAGCAACAGTGGACGGGGCGAGCAAGTGGCAACGTATTCGCAACGTAACCATTCCTCAGTTGACTCCACTTGTGACAGTTTTGACTATCCTTGCAGTCGGAAATATCTTCCGTGCAGACTTTGGTCTCTTCTATCAAATCCCACACAATGCTGGTCAGCTTTACAATGTAACCAACGTTTTGGACGTATATGTCTTTAATGGTTTGACTCAGACAGCAGATATCGGTATGGCTTCAGCAGCCGGTCTTTACCAATCCGTTGTCGGTTTGATTCTGGTTATCCTATCAAACTTGCTTGCAAGACGAGTCGATCCAAACTCAGCTTTGTTCTAG